In Methylobacterium aquaticum, the following are encoded in one genomic region:
- the trxA gene encoding thioredoxin, which translates to MATVKVTDASFEQDVLQSAEPVVVDFWAEWCGPCRAIGPALEEISSEMNGRVKIAKVNVDENPGISAQYGIRSIPTLMIFKGGELAGQKVGAAPKGELARWIQASA; encoded by the coding sequence ATGGCAACCGTGAAGGTGACCGACGCGAGCTTCGAGCAGGACGTGCTGCAATCGGCCGAGCCCGTGGTCGTCGATTTCTGGGCCGAGTGGTGCGGCCCGTGCCGGGCGATCGGTCCGGCGCTGGAGGAGATCTCCAGCGAGATGAACGGCCGGGTGAAGATCGCCAAGGTCAACGTGGACGAGAATCCCGGCATCTCGGCCCAATACGGCATCCGCTCGATTCCGACCCTGATGATCTTCAAGGGCGGCGAGCTAGCCGGCCAGAAGGTGGGCGCGGCCCCGAAGGGCGAACTGGCCCGCTGGATCCAGGCCAGCGCCTGA